CAATCAAAGCAACTAATTGGTGATTGTCCATACGGTTTTGACTTTCTGAAACAATTTCTTCAAGGTTTTCATAGCCAGCCCAATCATTATAATCTGCTTGTTGAATTTTGTCATAAGGTAAAGGGTTTTCGTAATCTCTTTCACCAATATCGATAAATGAATAACGGTCTGGTATTACGACATCACTTTCAACGCCTTTTAGTTGAGTTGAACCACCGCTGATGCGATAGAACTTTTGTGTAGTCAATTTTAATGCACCCATATCGCCTAAGGAATTATTGCGCATCCAGCGGTTAAGGTTGGCTACATTTTGTACGGTTCCTTTGCCATAAGTTTGGCGACTGCCAATAATTACAGCACGTTTATAATCTTGCATAGATGCACTAAAATTTCGGAAGCTGAAGCAGAAAGTTCATTGACCAAAATCACGAGTGGACCATCCCAAAGAGTGCCTTTTTTCTTGTCTTTTAAAACTTCAACATTGCCATCTTTATCTCTAACTTGGACTACAGGTCCTTTATCAATAAACAATCCAGCCATTTCTATAACTGTTGATAAAGAGCCACCGCCATTATTTCTTAAATCGATTATAAGTCCTTGTACTTCAGACTTTTTTAGTTTTTTGATTTCTTTTTCAACATCAGATGCGGCATTGCGTTCATTATAGTTGTCCATATTGAAATAGAATTTGGGCAAATTGATAAACCCAAATTTTGTATCGGCTTTTTCAATGATGGTAGATTTAGCATAGGTTTCTTCTATTTCAACTATATCTCTTACAATGGTAATATTCTCAAAAGTGCCATCCACTCTTTTAACGGTTAATGTCACTTTAGTGCCTTTTGGACCTTTGATAAGTTCAACGGCGTCATCTAAGCGCATTCCAGTAATATTGACGGCTTGGTCTTCGTCTTCTTGTTTAACTTTTATGATTAAATCACCTACTTCTAACTCTTTGCCACGCCAAGCTGGACTGCCAGAAATAATTTCAACAATTTTCACATTGTCTCTTAATTTTTGAAGTCTTGCACCAATGCCTTCTAGTTTACCAGACATCGAAATATCAAAACGCTCTTTATCTCTTGGTGCTAAATATGCAGTATGTGGATCAAATTGAGACACGATTGTATTGACATATAAATTGAACCAATCTTCACGTCTTAAATCTTCAGAGTTTGAAAAATATCGCTCTATCGATTCACGGGTTTGGTCAATAGCTTCTTCTTTAAGTTCTTCGGTTGATTTTAATTCTATGGTATCACTTTTTTCTGCTTGAGCATTTTGGGTGTCATAGGCTGAATAATAATTAGATAGAAATGAAAAGTTTAATTGTTTTCTCCAGCGTTCTTTTAAGGCTTTTGTGTTTTTGACATACTCCAAATTTTCGTAGTCTGTATTGATATGATCATCAGAATTCAAATCGAAATCATCTTCTAAAATAGAGCTGTAAAAAGCTTTAGTTTCATCAAGACGCTGTTGGTAACGGTTGTAAACTAAATTGAAAAAGCTGATATCTTTGTCGCGGATTTGATCATCGATTTCAGTTTCGTATTGGCTAAAATCCTTAAGGTCTTTTTGGGTAAAATGACGTTTCATCGGGTCAAGACTTTCAATAAATTCTTTATAAACCTGTTCTGAAAAGTCGTTGTCAATTTCACGCTTATCGTAGTGACCTTGGTCTATCACATAGGTTATAAGTTCAATTAGAATTTTATCTTTATCAGAACCTTCTCCATCAAATTTTTTAGCGGTGAAGCTACACGAGCTTACAGCCAAAAGCACAGCAATGCATAGTAATGCAAATTTATTTTTCATTAGATTATTGTTTATAAGTTTTCAAAATTATAAAATCAAAAGCACAAATTAAGCCAAATTAAAATTTTAAGCTAATAGATTTCACATAATAGTTTGTTAAAGAGTAGCTAAGCACTGTTTGTTTTGATTTGAATATTTGATTTTAAACTAGATAGCACTTAGTTATCGCTTTCATTAGTAATAATTTAAGCATTAAAACCAAAAAATATTATTTTAACCTGAGTTGGCTACCGTAAGCCTATTCTCGTATTGAACTTTTCTTGTCTTGCCATAAACATTTAACTCACTTCATTTTAAATTGTCATTTAAATAAGATATACAAGATAGGATTAAAAATAATTTTTTTCAACAAAATTTATCAAGTTGAAATATTCATTCAAATATTTTTGTCTCAATTTTTTAATGATAAACATCATTCAAAACATAAATCCTTACTTTTGAAGAAATTTTTGAAATATTTTATATTATGAAAATCATTGTTCCTATGGCGGGTCGTGGTTCGCGACTTAGACCGCATACTCTAACCGTTCCGAAACCACTTATTCCAATTGCGGGTAAACCCATTGTGCAACGCTTGGTTGAAGATATTGCCAAAGTTGTTGATGAGCCTATCGAAGAAATTGCATTTGTAATTGGTAAAGATTTTGGCAAAGCCGTAGAAGAACAACTCGAAAATATTGCCACAGGTTTAAATGCAAAAGCTAGCATTTATGTTCAAGATCAACCGCTTGGCACAGGTCATGCCATTATGAGTGCTGAACCTTCACTTAGTGGTCCAGCTGTTGTGGCTTACGCAGACACTTTATTTAAAGCAGATTTTAGCATTGAAAAAGATACCGAAGCGATGATTTGGGTTAAGCAGGTGGACAACCCCAAAGCTTTTGGCGTAGTCAACATCAATAACAAAGGTCATATTACTGACTTGGTAGAAAAACCCGAACATCCTGAATCTGATTTAGCGGTGATAGGAATCTATTATTTTAGAGACATCAGTATATTAAAAGAACAATTGCAAGCGGTTTTAGATGAAAAACTTATTCGTGGCTGTGAATATCAAATCAATGATGGCATTGAAAAAATGAAGCAAAACGGAATCATTTTTAAACCTGGAAAAGTCGATGAATGGATGGATTGCGGTAACAAAACCGTAACCGTTGAAACCAACAAACGCATTTTAGAACATTTGAAAAATGGAGATGAAAAATTGATTTCAGACCACGTTGAAATTCACAGTTCTGAAATCACAGAACCTTGTTTCATTGCCGATGGTGTCAAATTGATAAACGCTAAAATTGGACCTTATGTTTCTTTAGGAAAAGGCACAGTAGTGAAAGACAGTGCGATTAAAAATAGCTTAATTCAAGAACACACTGAAATCACAAATGCCAATCTCAACAATGCTATGATAGGCAATTTTGCTAAATTCAATGGTCAATTTTCAAGTATCAGCATTGGTGATTATTCGGTTTTAGAATAGATGAAGAACAATATTTTGACATATCTGTTTTTGTTTTTGGGATTTATCATCTTTCAAAATATCAATGCTCAAATTGAACAGGAAATTGAACCACAAGATAGCGTTATACCGGTTAATAATAACAAGGATTTTCAACCGAAATTTTTTAAAGCTCTGTCTGAACGCGGTATAGAAAACTATAAAAAAGCTGCTGAAATTTTAGAAACTCTCAAGGCTGAGCATTCAGATAAAGCCGTGGTTTTTTTTCAATTGGGTTTAAATTATTTCGATTTAGAGCAATACAATCTGGCCTTAGAACATTTGCAAAAAGCAGATGAATTAAAACCTAATGATTTTGATATTCGAGAGGCATTATTTAGGGTTTACTATCAACAAAAAAACTATGCTAAAGCTTTAGAATTGGCAAGTGATTTAGCCTTAAAAAAATCAGAATATTATGAAATTTTAGCTAATCTGTATTTAACTACTGAGCAATATAAAAAAGCTTTAGAAGCTTTAGAAAAAGCAGATCAAAAACAAGGTTTTGATGCACACAAAGATCAGTTGAGAGAAGTGATTTTTGAAGCTTATGACAAACAAAAATTCGCTATTTCTTATTATCAAAAACGCATTGAACTCGAACCTTACAATCCGTTGAATGCTTATCGATTAACAAGATTTTTAATGCAAGAAAATCAATATCATGAAGCATTAAAAGTTTTAGAAAATTTGATTGAAAATCATCCACGTTTTACGAGAGCTTATGTTTTAAAAACACAAGTTTATCTTAAGTTAGACCAAGTTGAACAAGCATTTGATGCATTAGAAGCGGTTGTGTCTGATCGGTTTTTAGAAGAAAACTATAAAGTTCAAGCTATTGAATACATAAAATCCTTTGTTGAAAAGAATCCTGAATATCAAGACAAATTTGTTCAAGTCTTGAATGTTGCTTCTGAAACGGCTGAAAATTCTGCCAGTTTTTTAGATTTAGGCTTGTTTTATTTTGAAAACGATAAGCCTCGAGCTTTGGAAAATTTCAAAAAAGCTTTATCCCAAAACCCACAAGATTTTCAGATTTTAAGATACGTCGGTGTTTTGGAGCTTCAGCTTAACCGTCCGCAAGCGACAATTGAAACAGCAGAAAAAGCCCTTGAAATATACCCAACACAAGCGGTTTTTATGCTGATTAAAGGTCAAGCTTTACTGGAGCTAACACAATATAATTTTGCTGAAACGGTTTTACTTGAAGCAGAATCTTACATTTTTGAAGAAAATGATATGATGCTAAAGCTTTATGAAACTTTACAAAAAGTTTATGTGGGTTTAAATAATGAAGCACAATCAAAACTATATCAATCTAAAGCTGAAGAACTTAAAAATAAATAATGATAAATATATGCCAACCAAATCAGTTTTAGTTGTCTTGATATCAGTTTTGATATTAGTATCTTGTGGCGGAAGTCAGTCGGTTTTAAAAAAGAAAGACCTCAAAAATGAGACCTTAAAAGCGATTGTCAAAAACTACAACAAATCTACGCCAAGGTTTAAAACCATGCGCGGTAGAATAAAAGGGGTTTATGATGATGGCAATCAACAGCAAAATATCAATATCAGTTATAGATTTCAAAAGGATAAAATCTTATGGATGAGTGCTAAATTTGCGGGTCTAATTCAAGTGGCTAAAATAATAATAACACCTCAAAAGATTAAATTTTACGAACGCATAAACAATTCTTATTTTGACGGAAATTTTGAATTGGTCAGTGCTTTTTTAGGACTTGAACTAAATTATGAACAATTGCAAAACCTTTTTACAGGTCAAGCCTTAAAGAATATTGAGATTTCAAACACCGATTTTCAAACAGCAGGCGATTATTTTCAAATATTAACTACTTATGATAACGGTTTTACCCAACATTTGCTTTTAGATGCTAAAACCTTTAAAATCAGGCAACAAAGTTTGAATATAAACAATAAACAAATAAAAATTATTTACAAATCTTATCAAATCATAGATGGTTTTTCATTTCCAGAAGAATTTGTAATTTTAGCAGGAGACAATAAAGAGCATATTCAAATTACGATGACTTACAAAAACATAAAGTTGAACGATGAGTTGAAGTTTCCTTTTAGTTTTCCCAATAACTACTCGCCAATTCAATTGAATTAAATTATGAAACGTTATCTTTTTTTGTTGATAGTTTTAATTTATGGACAGTTTGTTTTTAGCCAAACTCAAAAAGAGTTGGAAAAAGAACGCCAACAAATAGAGCAACAAATCAAACAAATCAATAGCAATTTAGACGAAACTCAATCTCACAGAATATCGGCTATTGAAAAGGTGCAAACTCTTAACCAGCGTATAGCTGTTGCAGAACGACTTGTGCGAATCAACAATCGCGAAGCCAATATGCTATCCAGAGAAATCAACGCCAATACTCAAGCTATAGATAAACTTAGAACTCAACTCAAACAACTCAAAGCTGAATATGCTCAAATGGTAGTTGATGCTTATAAAAGTAAATCTCAACAAAACCGAATTATGTTTTTGTTGTCTTCCGATAATTTTTTACAAGCCTACAAACGCCTTCAATACATGAAGCAATTTGCGGCATATCGTAAGAAACAAGGCAAAGAAATTGAAATACAAACGCGACAACTTCAAGCTTTAAACGAAAAGCTATTTGAGCAACGCCAAGCTAAAGAACAACTTTTGGCTCAAAATCGACAAACCATTGAAAAACTCAATAAAGATAAAGTCGCTGAAAAAGAACTTATTGCTTCCATTAGGAAAAAAGAAAGCCAGTATAAGAAAGAGTTAGAACGGAAACAAGAAAAAATTACCGAGATTGACCAACTCATTCAGAAATTAATTAGAGAAGCCATTGCGAGAGAGAATAAAAAGTTGGGCAAGACCTCCAATAGCCGATTTAAAATGACGCCTGAAGCTAAACTCTTAGGAGGTAAATTTGAAGATAATAAAGGCAAATTGCCTTGGCCTGTGGTTTCTGGTTTTGTATCTCGACCTTACGGCACAAGACATCATGCTGTGGTTAAAACGGTTATGACCAAAAGTGAAGGCGTCCGCATTGACACTCAACAAGGTGCAAAAGCCCGAGCTATTTTTGATGGAGAAGTCAGTCAAATTATGGTCATACCAAACGCTTTCAAAGTGGTTATGATTCGCCACGGTCAGTATATCAGTGTTTACAAAAATATAGACAAACTCAATGTAAGAAAAGGCGATAAGGTCAAGCGTAACCAATTTATAGGTACAATTGGTCAAGATTTGACAGATGGATCTACTACTTTAGGGTTTTATATTTATAAAAACAGTAAAACCCAAAACCCAGCAGATTGGATTTATAAGATGTAAAACATTCAATTATTCTAAATTATCTACAAAGTTTTGAAGATATTCAAATTTTGGAGTCAATTTGCCTTGATTTGTTATTTGTGCTCTTTTTAAAATACCATCTTTGTCATTGTTAAAAAATGCAGGAATAACGTGTTGTGCAAACATTTCTCCAAAACCTTTGCTTGCGTCTTTGGGCAATTCGCAAGGTAAATTATCAACAGCCATAACACCAATAGCATCGGTATTCATAAAGTCAGTCTCGGTTTCTGTTTGAGGATCATAAGCGTAAAAAGGGTTTTCGATGCTTGATGGTCGTATAGTTGAAGCCACAGGACCATCGATATCGCAACTGATATCAGCAACCAATTTAATTTTAAAATCAGATGATTTGGCATCTTCTCTTGTAAACAAATAAGGAGCATTATCACCGTAAAAATGCCCTGCAATAAATAGGTCAGAAGTTTTTGCAAATTTCATAAAATCAGACTTATAAGGTGAAGGGTCTTTAAAAAAATCTTTTATGTTACTTGGCTTACCATCTTTTCTTTTGTTGTAGTCTAAAACTTTAGCATTAGTAAAAACAGGAATATTAAAATCTTTACTTAAATAATCATCAACACTGATTTGTTGTATTTTCAAATGATTTAAAATCTCTTTAGCTCCATTGGCAACTTTTCCTGAGCCAGTCAAAACAATTTTTATTTTTGGAATTTTAATTTTATCGAGTTCTTGTTTGACTTGATTTAAGTCTGATAAATTTTCAACTTTTGGTAAATGGAATAATTTTTCTCTTAAACCTAACAATCTAAAACCATTATATGCTCCTACTAAACCAGCATATCTACCAAATCCAATAAGTCTTCTACCCTTTGTATCAGTAATTGTTTCATGATCAAAAAGATCGATATTTTTTTTTAGTATAGTTTGTAAAAGTTTTCTGTTATAATCTTGTTTCTTGATGGTATGAGAAAAGAAAAAATAAGATTTATTAGGAATCAAAGACTCAACAGGCACTTCTTTTACCCCAATAAGAACATCACAAGCACTTAAGTCAGGGTTGATTTCTATACCAGCTTTTTGGTAAGAGCTATCAGGAAATATTCTAATATCAGAAGGTTCAACAATAAATTTTAGGTTGTTGTATTTTTGTTCTAAACCATGAAGTTGTTGAGGTGTAAAGACGACTCTTCTATCTGGCGGTGTTTTGCGTTCTTTGATAATTCCAATGGTCATACGATAGGAAATTTTGGATTTTTTGATGTATTGCTCGTTAGGTTAAAAATTTTACAAATGTAAAAGATTTTAAATCAGATAAAAATATAGTTAAACTTTTACAAAGGCATATTTAAACACCCAACTTAGAATTTTTATCCCTGCCATTACCGCACCTTTTATGGTTCCAGATACTTTAGATTTGCCAATACGGTTGCGATATTTAACGGGTTCTTCTTTATATTTAAGGTTGTGTTTTAAGGCTTTTAATTGCATCTCAACAGTCCAACCATAGGTTTTGTCTTGCATGTTTAAAGACAGGAGTTTGTGGTATTTTATAGCTCTAAAAGGACTAAGGTCTGTAAACTTTGCACCATACATCAATCGCATTAGCGAAGTAGCCAAAGCATTTCCAAATCTTTGCGGTAAGGTCATCGCTCCTTTTTCTCTCAAAAGTTTTTTACGTGCACCTATAACAAAATCATAATTTTCTTCTATAATAGGCTCGACCAAGCTGGTGAGTTGTTCAGGATAATCACTGTAATCGGCGTCTATAAAAACAACTATATCAGGGCTTTTAGACTGATTTTGAATGTATGCCATCGCCTTTAAACAAGCATAACCGTAGCCTTTTTGTGCTTCAAAACAAATAGTTGCACCTGCTTTTTTTGCAACATATGACGTGTTGTCTGTTGAGTTATTATCAACAACAATCACTTCATCAACAAAATCGGGTATATCTTTTACAACTTTTGCAACAGATTGAGCTTCGTTATGAGCAGGTATGATAACTTTTATAAGCGTATTTTTATACAAATTTAGAACCGTTTTTACAAGTGTATATTTTAGCAAACATACACTTTTAGTATTTATGCATAAGTCTTAAAATTTTAATTTGACTTACAATGAAGTATGAATTTGAAATTAAAAACAAATTATTTAAGGATATAAAATCTAACAATTAAAAACTCAATAGATAATTCTATAAAAAGATGTTTAAAATTAAAACTATAAAATAATGCTAAATAGATTTTTTGCTTTGTGAATTCTTTTGAAAATATTATATTAGCGTTATAAATGATAGTTATGTCAGTTTCAAAACCTTTTAATTTAAAACAATGGATTGAAGACAACAGAGATTTACTTAAACCTCCTGTTGGTAATAAAAATTTATACAAAGACGCTCAAGATTATATCGTGATGATAGTTGGTGGTCCTAATGCTCGTAAAGATTATCACTACAATGAAACAGAAGAGTTGTTTTATCAACTTGAAGGGCAAATAGAAATTCACATTCAAGACAAAGGTAAAAAACGAACCATGTCACTTCCTGGTGATATGTATCTCAATCCACCAAAAGTGCCACATTCGCCAGTTAGGCACGAAAATTCTATAGGTTTAGTCGTTGAACGCAAACGCAGTCACCTTGATATTAAAGATGGTTTATTATGGTTTTGTGACAATTGCAACCATAAACTGCACGAGGTCTATTTTCCACTTAACGATATAGAAAAAGATTTTCTAGAGCATTTCAACCATTTTTACGCGAGTGAAAGTTTGAGAACCTCAGACAATTGTGGAACTGTGATGCCTACTGATAAACGTTTTGTAACAGATTAAGGCTTTCATGTTTGAACTTGTAATATTGAAATTGTTCTACAAAATAAGCAATGAGATCAGATCATTTAAAAATCACTTAAGTTAACACTATTGTAAATATGAGTATTCATTTGCAAAAGCTTATTGAAAATCTCAAACCCTTGAGACAAAAGTTACTTGACCACAATTTATATAGATATATTGAGACACCTGATGACTTAAGAATATTTACTCAGCACCACGTTTTTGCCGTTTGGGATTTTATGTCATTGCTTAAAATATTACAACAAAAATTAACCAATGTCAATGTGCCATGGACGCCAAGCGATAATACAGAATTTACGTATTTGATAAACGATATCGTTCTTGCTGAAGAATCAGACTTAAATAGAGCTGGCAAACACCAAAGCCATTATGAGATGTATCTTGATGCTATGGAAAATCTAACAGCTTCAACGCTTCAAATCAGAAAATTTACTGATCAAATTCAACATGGTACGGATATCTTTTTGGTGATCTCTACTACCGATTTACCTAAGTCTGTCAAATCGTTTTTAATCTTTACTTTTAATACCATTTATCACAAACAAACACATGATATTGTTTCTGCTTTCACCTTTGGACGTGAAGAACTTATTCCTGATATGTTTACAGAAATTATCGCTTATATCCAAAAACAATTTCCTGATGAAAAAATTGATGATTTAAAATACTATTTTGAAAGACATATCGAAATTGATGCAGATCAACACGGACCTATGGCTATTAAACTTATAGAAAATCTTTGTCAAAACGATATTAATAAATGGCAATCTGTTGAAAAAACAGCTGAAATTGCTCTACAAAAAAGAATCGAACTTTGGGACGGGATTTTGAAATCTATTCTTAATCATAAAGCCATTGCATAAAATTAAAGCTTTCATATTGACCTTGCTTTATTTTGTTGCTATGATAAGACCTGCTCAGCCTGTTTTAAATTATATTTTAAATTACGATTATATCGTCAATGTATTATGTATTAATAGAGATAAACCCAAATTAAATTGCAATGGTAAATGCTATTTAATGAAAATGATTGAAGACAAACAAGCGGAAAAACCATTCGATAAACAAGCTTTTCAAATGGAACTTTATCCTATTGGTTTTATTTCTATTCTAAACTTAGAATTTAAAAAAGTTAGTTTTTACAAAAACACAATTTACTCATATATAGATATTTACAATATTTTAATCTCTCGTAATTTTGATAAACCGCCTCAGAGTTTTAGTTAATT
This genomic window from Flavobacterium sp. CS20 contains:
- a CDS encoding sugar nucleotidyltransferase, translating into MKIIVPMAGRGSRLRPHTLTVPKPLIPIAGKPIVQRLVEDIAKVVDEPIEEIAFVIGKDFGKAVEEQLENIATGLNAKASIYVQDQPLGTGHAIMSAEPSLSGPAVVAYADTLFKADFSIEKDTEAMIWVKQVDNPKAFGVVNINNKGHITDLVEKPEHPESDLAVIGIYYFRDISILKEQLQAVLDEKLIRGCEYQINDGIEKMKQNGIIFKPGKVDEWMDCGNKTVTVETNKRILEHLKNGDEKLISDHVEIHSSEITEPCFIADGVKLINAKIGPYVSLGKGTVVKDSAIKNSLIQEHTEITNANLNNAMIGNFAKFNGQFSSISIGDYSVLE
- a CDS encoding DUF3050 domain-containing protein; protein product: MSIHLQKLIENLKPLRQKLLDHNLYRYIETPDDLRIFTQHHVFAVWDFMSLLKILQQKLTNVNVPWTPSDNTEFTYLINDIVLAEESDLNRAGKHQSHYEMYLDAMENLTASTLQIRKFTDQIQHGTDIFLVISTTDLPKSVKSFLIFTFNTIYHKQTHDIVSAFTFGREELIPDMFTEIIAYIQKQFPDEKIDDLKYYFERHIEIDADQHGPMAIKLIENLCQNDINKWQSVEKTAEIALQKRIELWDGILKSILNHKAIA
- a CDS encoding glycosyltransferase family 2 protein; its protein translation is MLKYTLVKTVLNLYKNTLIKVIIPAHNEAQSVAKVVKDIPDFVDEVIVVDNNSTDNTSYVAKKAGATICFEAQKGYGYACLKAMAYIQNQSKSPDIVVFIDADYSDYPEQLTSLVEPIIEENYDFVIGARKKLLREKGAMTLPQRFGNALATSLMRLMYGAKFTDLSPFRAIKYHKLLSLNMQDKTYGWTVEMQLKALKHNLKYKEEPVKYRNRIGKSKVSGTIKGAVMAGIKILSWVFKYAFVKV
- a CDS encoding DUF4292 domain-containing protein; protein product: MPTKSVLVVLISVLILVSCGGSQSVLKKKDLKNETLKAIVKNYNKSTPRFKTMRGRIKGVYDDGNQQQNINISYRFQKDKILWMSAKFAGLIQVAKIIITPQKIKFYERINNSYFDGNFELVSAFLGLELNYEQLQNLFTGQALKNIEISNTDFQTAGDYFQILTTYDNGFTQHLLLDAKTFKIRQQSLNINNKQIKIIYKSYQIIDGFSFPEEFVILAGDNKEHIQITMTYKNIKLNDELKFPFSFPNNYSPIQLN
- a CDS encoding 3-hydroxyanthranilate 3,4-dioxygenase codes for the protein MSVSKPFNLKQWIEDNRDLLKPPVGNKNLYKDAQDYIVMIVGGPNARKDYHYNETEELFYQLEGQIEIHIQDKGKKRTMSLPGDMYLNPPKVPHSPVRHENSIGLVVERKRSHLDIKDGLLWFCDNCNHKLHEVYFPLNDIEKDFLEHFNHFYASESLRTSDNCGTVMPTDKRFVTD
- a CDS encoding murein hydrolase activator EnvC, with product MKRYLFLLIVLIYGQFVFSQTQKELEKERQQIEQQIKQINSNLDETQSHRISAIEKVQTLNQRIAVAERLVRINNREANMLSREINANTQAIDKLRTQLKQLKAEYAQMVVDAYKSKSQQNRIMFLLSSDNFLQAYKRLQYMKQFAAYRKKQGKEIEIQTRQLQALNEKLFEQRQAKEQLLAQNRQTIEKLNKDKVAEKELIASIRKKESQYKKELERKQEKITEIDQLIQKLIREAIARENKKLGKTSNSRFKMTPEAKLLGGKFEDNKGKLPWPVVSGFVSRPYGTRHHAVVKTVMTKSEGVRIDTQQGAKARAIFDGEVSQIMVIPNAFKVVMIRHGQYISVYKNIDKLNVRKGDKVKRNQFIGTIGQDLTDGSTTLGFYIYKNSKTQNPADWIYKM
- a CDS encoding tetratricopeptide repeat protein → MKNNILTYLFLFLGFIIFQNINAQIEQEIEPQDSVIPVNNNKDFQPKFFKALSERGIENYKKAAEILETLKAEHSDKAVVFFQLGLNYFDLEQYNLALEHLQKADELKPNDFDIREALFRVYYQQKNYAKALELASDLALKKSEYYEILANLYLTTEQYKKALEALEKADQKQGFDAHKDQLREVIFEAYDKQKFAISYYQKRIELEPYNPLNAYRLTRFLMQENQYHEALKVLENLIENHPRFTRAYVLKTQVYLKLDQVEQAFDALEAVVSDRFLEENYKVQAIEYIKSFVEKNPEYQDKFVQVLNVASETAENSASFLDLGLFYFENDKPRALENFKKALSQNPQDFQILRYVGVLELQLNRPQATIETAEKALEIYPTQAVFMLIKGQALLELTQYNFAETVLLEAESYIFEENDMMLKLYETLQKVYVGLNNEAQSKLYQSKAEELKNK
- a CDS encoding NAD(P)-dependent oxidoreductase, encoding MTIGIIKERKTPPDRRVVFTPQQLHGLEQKYNNLKFIVEPSDIRIFPDSSYQKAGIEINPDLSACDVLIGVKEVPVESLIPNKSYFFFSHTIKKQDYNRKLLQTILKKNIDLFDHETITDTKGRRLIGFGRYAGLVGAYNGFRLLGLREKLFHLPKVENLSDLNQVKQELDKIKIPKIKIVLTGSGKVANGAKEILNHLKIQQISVDDYLSKDFNIPVFTNAKVLDYNKRKDGKPSNIKDFFKDPSPYKSDFMKFAKTSDLFIAGHFYGDNAPYLFTREDAKSSDFKIKLVADISCDIDGPVASTIRPSSIENPFYAYDPQTETETDFMNTDAIGVMAVDNLPCELPKDASKGFGEMFAQHVIPAFFNNDKDGILKRAQITNQGKLTPKFEYLQNFVDNLE